Proteins found in one Brachypodium distachyon strain Bd21 chromosome 5, Brachypodium_distachyon_v3.0, whole genome shotgun sequence genomic segment:
- the LOC100827343 gene encoding uncharacterized protein LOC100827343: MAALRVSFVVGALVLCLAAAQIAAAGSSDTLRGTVACLDCAQQRNLSGVVVAVKCANGTGVRAAETDGQGRFEVAVPASRSKPGSPCAARILGGPEQLCAPPRFAASRVVVAHARPGGGSYALTSPLGVFTQCGSATAPSGEPEKATTAADAPEKATTAAGAPEKATTAADAPETATAAADDGTALETAKPVRLPGIDSPLDYNMGLPLNLFFPFFPVVGGGVP, encoded by the exons ATGGCTGCGCTTCGTGTCTCCTTCGTCGTCGGGGCACTCGTCctctgcctcgccgccgcgcagaTTGCCGCGGCGGGGTCGTCCGACACGCTGCGGGGCACGGTGGCCTGCCTCGACTGCGCCCAGCAGCGTAACCTCTCAG GTGTGGTGGTTGCGGTGAAGTGCGCCAACGGCACGGGCGTGCGCGCCGCGGAGACGGACGGCCAGGGCAGGTTCGAGGTCGCCGTGCCGGCGTCCAGATCCAAACCAGGATCGCCGTGCGCCGCGAGGATCCTCGGCGGCCCGGAGCAGCTCTGCGCGCCCCCGAGGTTCGCCGCGTCGCGCGTTGTCGTCGCCCACGCgcggcccggcggcggctcgtaCGCTCTGACTTCTCCTCTAGGCGTCTTCACACAGTGCGGTTCTGCGACCGCCCCGTCTGGTGAGCCAGAGAAGGCCACGACTGCCGCTGACGCGCCGGAGAAGGCGACGACTGCCGCTGGTGCGCCGGAGAAGGCGACGACTGCCGCTGATGCGCCGGAGACAGCGACGGCCGCCGCGGACGACGGGACGGCTCTGGAGACGGCAAAGCCCGTCCGGCTCCCGGGGATCGACTCGCCGCTGGACTACAACATGGGGTTGCCTCTGAACCTCTTCTTCCCGTTCTTCccggtcgtcggcggcggcgtcccaTGA